Proteins encoded by one window of Peptococcaceae bacterium 1198_IL3148:
- a CDS encoding biotin transporter BioY — translation MKFKTRELTLIGTMAAVTAVVAIAFRFYPVALGTVPFSLLPFMAVLAGGILGGRLGAWSMVTYLLMGLVGFQVFATEPYGGPLYLLKPTFGFLLGYIPAAYISGHIIWKNKEASVVVYIMAMMLGITSIYLVGIPYLYVMTKVYLGQTITLGIILGSMSILMILDLVKAVGAALVAHAVLKRLK, via the coding sequence GTGAAATTTAAAACCAGAGAGTTAACTTTGATTGGTACCATGGCGGCGGTCACTGCGGTGGTGGCCATTGCATTTAGATTTTATCCCGTTGCCTTGGGTACAGTGCCCTTCAGTTTGTTGCCCTTTATGGCGGTATTGGCCGGCGGTATATTAGGTGGACGCCTGGGGGCCTGGAGTATGGTGACATATTTACTGATGGGGCTGGTGGGCTTTCAGGTATTTGCCACCGAACCCTACGGTGGACCACTGTACCTATTAAAACCAACCTTTGGTTTTTTGTTGGGTTATATACCGGCGGCCTATATTAGCGGGCATATTATTTGGAAAAACAAAGAGGCCAGTGTAGTGGTTTACATTATGGCCATGATGTTGGGCATAACCTCTATCTATTTGGTAGGTATACCATACCTGTATGTTATGACCAAGGTTTATTTGGGGCAAACAATTACCCTGGGGATAATTCTTGGCAGTATGTCAATACTGATGATACTGGATTTAGTAAAGGCGGTGGGGGCAGCGCTGGTGGCCCATGCAGTGTTAAAACGTTTAAAATGA
- a CDS encoding type III pantothenate kinase yields the protein MILVFDIGNTNIVLGVFNEEELIAHWRISTDRERTADEYGMLLINLFSYAKLDMNKVNAVIVSSVVPPLMHNLERMSQRYFNLPLMVVGPGIKTGMPIKMDNPREVGADRIVNAVAAYSLYGGPVIIVDFGTATTFCAVNKKGEYIGGVIAPGIDISTEALFAKAAKLPRVELKRPATVLGKNTVHGMQSGIVFGYTGLVDEIVKRLKREVGECQVIATGGLADLIAHESSTINKVEPFLTLIGLKLIYQRNKE from the coding sequence ATGATACTGGTGTTTGACATCGGCAACACTAATATTGTACTGGGTGTATTTAATGAAGAGGAATTAATAGCCCACTGGCGCATTTCCACTGATCGTGAGCGTACAGCTGATGAATACGGTATGCTGTTAATTAATTTATTTAGCTACGCTAAACTAGACATGAACAAGGTTAATGCAGTGATAGTATCGTCGGTGGTGCCACCTTTAATGCACAACCTAGAGCGCATGAGCCAAAGGTACTTTAACTTGCCACTGATGGTTGTGGGGCCGGGAATCAAAACCGGGATGCCAATTAAAATGGATAATCCCCGTGAAGTGGGGGCTGACAGAATTGTTAATGCGGTGGCTGCCTATAGCTTATATGGGGGGCCAGTAATTATTGTAGATTTCGGTACCGCCACCACCTTTTGTGCCGTTAACAAAAAGGGAGAGTATATTGGCGGTGTAATTGCCCCGGGTATTGATATATCCACCGAGGCGTTGTTTGCTAAGGCGGCTAAATTGCCCCGGGTGGAATTGAAGCGGCCGGCCACTGTATTGGGCAAAAACACCGTCCACGGTATGCAATCGGGGATTGTATTTGGATATACCGGGTTGGTGGATGAAATTGTTAAACGGCTCAAACGGGAAGTGGGAGAGTGTCAAGTAATTGCCACCGGAGGCTTGGCAGATTTGATAGCCCATGAAAGCTCCACTATAAACAAAGTGGAACCATTTTTGACACTGATCGGTTTGAAGTTAATTTATCAGCGGAACAAGGAATGA